A single genomic interval of Dysidea avara chromosome 8, odDysAvar1.4, whole genome shotgun sequence harbors:
- the LOC136264210 gene encoding carnitinyl-CoA dehydratase-like produces MVTVAAIRGHAFAGGMALSLAHDYRAMRTGKGWFCLPEIKVRGTLVTLRIVELSKMIFIKTKLPPDQYTNCVLYGKRYTAEEAKKVGIIQDCCEVDQVLQRAVELANSIVSWQEEPYDRSVLSKMKEDLYYDTVNVMKATEIAKLSSKL; encoded by the exons ATGGTAACAGTGGCTGCCATTAGAG GTCATGCGTTTGCTGGAGGTATGGCACTATCCCTTGCACATGATTATCGTGCGATGCGCACTGGCAAGGGATGGTTCTGTCTACCAGAGATCAAAGTCAGAGGAACTTTGGTCACACTACGCATAGTAGAGTTGTCAAA AATGATTTTTATAAAGACCAAGCTGCCTCCTGACCAGTACACAAACTGTGTTCTCTATGGTAAGAGATATACAGCTGAAGAGGCCAAGAAGGTGGGTATTATTCAGGACTGCTGTGAGGTAGACCAAGTGTTACAACGTGCAGTAGAACTAGCTAATAGCATTGTGTCCTGGCAAGAGGAACCATATGATCGTAGTGTTCTCTCCAAGATGAAGGAAGATCTTTATTATGATACTGTTAACGTGATGAAGGCTACTGAAATTGCTAAACTTTCAAGTAAACTTTAG